One stretch of Cricetulus griseus strain 17A/GY unplaced genomic scaffold, alternate assembly CriGri-PICRH-1.0 unplaced_scaffold_2, whole genome shotgun sequence DNA includes these proteins:
- the LOC118239796 gene encoding odorant-binding protein-like, which yields MAKILLLALAVGLAHALNELEGDWVSIAIAGDNVEKIENQGTMRLYARQITSHEECDKLEIIFYVNLNGQCSETTVIGYKQEDGSYRTQYEGDNVFKPVVITEDFLVFSSKNVDRDGMETHLLFYLGKGHTLTNEQYIKLEELAKQQKIPPENIREVVATGNLNDIFELELHIYI from the exons atggCAAAGATACTGCTTCTGGCTTTGGCAGTTGGTCTGGCTCATGCTCTTAATGAG CTTGAAGGAGACTGGGTTAGCATTGCCATAGCTGGTGACAATGTTGAGAAGATAGAGAACCAGGGAACTATGAGACTTTATGCTCGTCAAATTACTAGTCATGAGGAATGTGATAAATTGGAAATCATATTTTATGTAAA tttaaatggCCAATGCTCAGAGACAACAGTTATTGGGTACAAGCAAGAAGATGGCAGCTACAGGACCCAAT ATGAAGGAGACAATGTATTTAAACCCGTGGTTATAACCGAAGATTTCCTCGTATTTAGCAGTAAGAATGTGGATAGAGATGGAATGGAAACACACTTGCTTTTTTATCTTG GAAAAGGTCACACATTGACAAATGAACAATATATAAAACTTGAAGAACTTGCTAAACAACAGAAAATTCCTCCAGAAAACATTCGAGAAGTTGTGGCTACAGGTAACCTCAATGATATTTTTGAGCTAGAGCTACATATCTATATCTGA
- the LOC103158595 gene encoding LOW QUALITY PROTEIN: ribosomal RNA-processing protein 7 homolog A isoform X2 (The sequence of the model RefSeq protein was modified relative to this genomic sequence to represent the inferred CDS: inserted 1 base in 1 codon; substituted 1 base at 1 genomic stop codon) — translation MVALKRKAGACGHEGSTPSPLSYSAIPXQQASHYLYVRQHRVRGDTQSTWPLNKTLFVLYVPPYCTEECLPRLLSSCGTIKTVDLKEKPDHAESAKEVKPEFFHPKLIPGIQVAYVVFQKPSGVSAALNLKGPLLVAMENHSVRSGIHKXISEYEESLLDPEALRVEVDTFMEAYDKKIAEEETKAKKEEGVPDEEGWVKVTRRGHRPVLPQTEAASLHVLKREKRKHARKELLNFYAWQHRETKMEHLAQLRKKFEEDKQRIELMRAQRKFRPY, via the exons ATGGTGGCGCTCAAGAGGAAAGCTGGAGCTTGCGGCCATGAAGGGAGCACACCCAGCCCACTGAGTTATTCAGCTATTC GTCAGCAGGCTTCCCATTACCTGTATGTGAGACAGCACAGAGTTCGAGGAGACACTCAGTCCACGTGGCCTCTCAATAAGACCCTTTTTGTCCTCTATGTGCCCCCGTACTGCACAGAGGAGTGCCTGCCCCGACTCCTGTCCTCCTGTGGCACCATCAAGACAGTCGACTTGAAAGAGAAGCCTGACCATGCTGAGAGTGCTAAAGAGGTAAAGCCAGAGTTTTTTCACCCGAAGCTCATTCCGGGCATTCAGGTAGCTTATGTGGTATTCCAGAAGCCAAGTGGAGTGTCAGCTGCCTTGAATCTGAAGGGCCCATTGCTGGTTGCTATGGAGAACCACTCTGTGAGGAGCGGGATTCATAAGTGAATCAGTGAGTATGAAGAGTCGTTATTAGACCCAGAGGCCCTGAGGGTCGAAGTAGACACATTCATGGAGGCTTACGACAAGAAGATAGCTGAGGAGGAGACCAAGGCCAAGAAGGAGGAAGGTGTTCCTGATGAGGAGGGCTGGGTGAAGGTGACCCGCAGGGGCCACAGGCCTGTGCTCCCTCAAACAGAAGCAGCCAGCCTGCATGTTctcaagagggagaaaaggaaacatgCACGCAAGGAGCTGCTCAACTTCTATGCCTGGCAGCACCGAGAGACCAAGATGGAGCATCTGGCACAGCTGCGCAAGAAGTTTGAGGAGGACAAGCAGAGGATTGAACTGATGCGTGCTCAACGCAAATTCCGACCCTACTGA